One window of Flavobacterium dauae genomic DNA carries:
- a CDS encoding 3-hydroxyacyl-CoA dehydrogenase family protein, producing the protein MKNIAVIGAGTMGNGIAHTFAQKGFKVCLIDISDQAIERGMNTIVSNLDRMIAKGSITEADKKATIENIITYTDVKDGVVNVDLVVEAATENINLKLNIFKELSEVCREDVILASNTSSISITQIAAVVKNPERVIGMHFMNPVPIMKLVEIIRGYNTSDDVTKKIMDLSLALGKIPTEVNDYPGFVANRILMPMINESIETLYNGVAGVSEIDTVMKLGMAHPMGPLQLADFIGLDVCLSILNVMYDGFKNPKYAPCPLLVNMVMAGKLGVKSGEGFYDYSESKKAEKVAKMFS; encoded by the coding sequence ATGAAAAATATAGCTGTAATTGGTGCAGGAACAATGGGTAACGGAATTGCCCACACGTTTGCACAAAAAGGTTTTAAAGTTTGTTTAATTGATATTTCTGATCAGGCGATTGAACGCGGTATGAACACCATTGTATCTAATTTAGACCGTATGATTGCAAAAGGATCAATTACCGAAGCAGACAAAAAAGCTACTATTGAAAATATTATTACTTATACCGATGTTAAAGACGGTGTGGTGAATGTAGATTTGGTTGTTGAAGCTGCTACAGAAAACATCAACCTAAAGTTAAACATCTTTAAAGAATTAAGCGAAGTTTGTAGAGAAGATGTTATTTTGGCATCGAACACCTCTTCTATTTCTATCACGCAGATTGCGGCAGTTGTTAAAAACCCGGAACGCGTAATTGGTATGCACTTTATGAACCCGGTGCCTATTATGAAATTAGTAGAAATTATCCGTGGATACAACACTAGCGACGATGTTACCAAAAAAATCATGGATCTATCTTTGGCTTTAGGAAAAATTCCAACCGAAGTGAATGATTATCCTGGTTTCGTAGCCAACCGTATTTTAATGCCAATGATTAACGAATCAATCGAAACATTGTACAATGGTGTTGCAGGTGTAAGCGAAATTGATACGGTGATGAAATTAGGAATGGCACACCCAATGGGTCCATTACAATTAGCCGATTTTATTGGATTAGATGTTTGTCTATCGATCTTAAACGTAATGTACGACGGATTTAAAAATCCTAAATATGCTCCGTGTCCGTTATTGGTAAATATGGTTATGGCAGGAAAATTAGGTGTAAAATCAGGCGAAGGTTTTTACGATTATTCAGAAAGTAAA
- a CDS encoding Gfo/Idh/MocA family protein: protein MLKVGVLGAGHLGKIHLRLLNQSSKYELVGFFDPSKENAEKVAAEFGYKSFKTISDLIAAVDVVDIVTPTLSHYDCAVEAVKAGKHIFLEKPISNTVEEAEHIIALAKEYHVKGQVGHVERFNPAFKAVKDKIHNPMFIETHRLAEFNPRGTDVPVVLDLMIHDIDAILSVVKSPVKNIHATGTAVISDSPDIANARIEFENGCVANVTSSRISMKNMRKARFFQKDAYISVDYLDKICEVVKMKDAPEVPGDFDLILQNAEGVKKQIYFDNPSVENNNAILDELETFADAINNNTTPIVTLEDGTEALRIAYKIIDCFGK from the coding sequence ATGTTAAAAGTTGGCGTATTAGGCGCAGGTCATTTAGGAAAAATCCATTTGCGATTGTTAAATCAATCATCAAAATACGAATTAGTTGGTTTCTTTGATCCATCTAAAGAAAATGCCGAAAAAGTTGCTGCAGAATTCGGTTATAAATCATTCAAAACTATTAGCGATTTAATTGCAGCGGTTGATGTAGTTGATATTGTAACACCTACCCTTTCGCATTACGATTGTGCGGTTGAGGCTGTTAAAGCGGGCAAACACATCTTTTTAGAAAAACCAATTTCGAATACCGTTGAAGAAGCCGAACATATTATTGCGCTTGCAAAAGAATACCATGTAAAAGGGCAAGTTGGACATGTGGAACGATTTAATCCGGCATTCAAAGCGGTGAAAGATAAAATTCACAACCCAATGTTTATTGAAACGCACCGTTTGGCAGAATTTAATCCACGTGGTACCGATGTTCCTGTGGTTTTAGATTTAATGATTCACGATATCGATGCTATTTTAAGCGTTGTAAAATCGCCGGTTAAAAATATTCATGCAACGGGAACTGCTGTAATTAGCGATTCGCCTGATATTGCCAATGCACGTATTGAGTTTGAAAACGGTTGTGTTGCCAATGTAACATCGAGCCGAATTTCGATGAAAAACATGCGTAAAGCTCGATTTTTTCAAAAAGATGCCTATATTTCTGTCGATTATTTGGATAAAATCTGCGAAGTGGTAAAAATGAAAGATGCACCTGAAGTTCCAGGCGATTTTGATTTGATCCTTCAAAATGCAGAAGGCGTTAAAAAACAGATTTATTTTGATAATCCTTCGGTAGAAAACAACAACGCCATTTTAGATGAATTGGAAACTTTTGCCGATGCCATTAACAACAACACAACGCCAATTGTAACATTAGAAGACGGAACAGAAGCATTAAGGATTGCGTATAAAATTATTGATTGTTTCGGTAAATAA
- a CDS encoding protein-L-isoaspartate(D-aspartate) O-methyltransferase, with product MRDTAKHQGLRNQLVKLLAQKGIYDTNVLNAMNGVPRHLFLESGFQDFAYQDTAFPIGAGQTISQPYTVAFQSQLLQLKPDDKVLEIGTGSGYQTAVLCKMGAKVFTIERQNELYRKTSVLLPKLGYRPRVVSFGDGYKGLPKDAPFDGIIVTAGAPFVPQPLLAQLKIGGRLVIPVGDEKQVMTLLIRTSETHFEQHEFGDFKFVPMLEDKNR from the coding sequence GTGAGAGATACCGCAAAACATCAAGGATTAAGAAATCAGTTAGTTAAATTATTAGCACAAAAAGGTATTTATGATACCAATGTGTTAAATGCTATGAATGGCGTTCCGCGTCATTTGTTTTTAGAGTCTGGTTTTCAAGATTTTGCGTATCAAGACACTGCTTTTCCTATTGGTGCAGGGCAAACTATTTCGCAACCTTACACCGTTGCGTTTCAGTCGCAGTTATTACAGCTTAAACCAGATGATAAAGTGTTGGAGATTGGTACAGGATCGGGCTATCAAACCGCGGTTTTGTGTAAAATGGGAGCAAAGGTTTTCACGATTGAACGCCAGAATGAATTGTACAGAAAAACATCGGTTTTATTACCTAAATTAGGTTACCGCCCTCGCGTTGTTTCATTCGGCGACGGATATAAAGGCTTGCCTAAAGATGCTCCGTTTGATGGAATTATTGTTACAGCCGGCGCACCATTTGTTCCACAACCTTTATTGGCACAATTGAAAATAGGAGGCCGATTAGTAATTCCCGTAGGCGATGAAAAACAGGTGATGACGCTGTTAATAAGAACATCGGAAACGCATTTTGAACAACACGAATTTGGTGATTTTAAATTTGTACCTATGTTAGAAGATAAGAATAGGTAG
- the smpB gene encoding SsrA-binding protein SmpB: protein MQKSINILNKRAKFEFEFIEKYTAGIVLAGTEIKSIRLGKASIADSFCEFQNGELFMINSHVEEYSFGTHYNHKAKSERKLLLNKKELKSLNKSVQNKGLTIVPLRLFTNEKGLAKVEIALAKGKKLYDKRETIKDRDNKIDLARLKKAY, encoded by the coding sequence ATGCAGAAAAGTATAAACATATTAAACAAACGTGCCAAATTTGAATTTGAGTTTATTGAAAAATATACGGCAGGAATTGTTTTGGCTGGAACCGAAATAAAATCGATACGTTTGGGGAAAGCATCTATTGCAGACAGTTTTTGCGAGTTTCAAAACGGCGAATTGTTCATGATTAATTCGCATGTTGAAGAATATTCGTTTGGAACGCATTACAACCACAAAGCAAAAAGCGAGCGTAAACTGCTTTTAAATAAAAAAGAATTAAAATCGTTAAATAAAAGCGTGCAAAATAAAGGTTTAACCATTGTGCCACTGCGTTTGTTTACCAACGAAAAAGGCTTGGCTAAAGTTGAAATTGCTTTGGCAAAAGGAAAAAAACTATACGATAAACGCGAAACCATTAAAGACCGCGACAACAAAATTGATTTAGCCCGTTTAAAGAAAGCTTATTAG
- a CDS encoding ABC1 kinase family protein, with protein MNQIRKIKRISNVISILSKYGFDDIIARTSAEKFLPKGFLKSKRGEEIFKLGVYKRVRLVLEELGPTYVKLGQMFSNREDILPAEMIAELAELQDNVPPEELDIHKKIADELLINPNEHFEYINPTPIASASISQVYVARLVNGEKVVIKVKRSTIDEIIKSDILIMKDLAKILEKNYDAARKMSLTQLINSFENNMNRELSLTNEFHNIEKFRKNFENRTEVYVPKTFKELSNNNILTMEFVDGFKVNNKEKIIENGMLPKDVAQTGIVLFMKMVLEDGFFHADPHPGNVFILNDQKFCFIDFGSMGQIMKGDMELLEGIIESFLIQDAKKIIRLTKRLAIEYHIEDEKTLEREIYDIFHMLEHSSLNEINVNDIVAKVKSIMANNQVLMPEFIYLLLRGISIIEGIGKQLDPELNVMESMRPYANELALKKYGPKQIAQKSLKHLKILAANLQNLPDDLTVLLEKIKDDKLKVNFEVEGLEDMRKTLQNASNRLTYAIIIAALSIGSSILMMAKIPPLFFGNSLLGLLGFIISGILGITIIYSIWKKDK; from the coding sequence ATGAATCAAATCAGGAAAATTAAACGTATTAGCAATGTAATCAGCATCTTATCCAAATACGGATTCGATGATATTATTGCACGAACAAGTGCCGAAAAGTTTCTACCAAAAGGTTTTTTAAAATCAAAACGAGGCGAAGAAATTTTTAAACTCGGTGTTTACAAGCGTGTGCGTTTGGTACTTGAAGAATTAGGACCTACTTACGTTAAATTAGGGCAAATGTTTAGCAACCGCGAAGACATTCTGCCTGCTGAAATGATTGCCGAATTAGCCGAACTACAAGACAATGTTCCACCAGAAGAATTGGATATTCACAAAAAAATAGCCGATGAACTGCTGATAAATCCCAATGAACATTTTGAGTACATTAACCCTACTCCTATTGCTTCGGCATCGATTTCGCAGGTTTATGTAGCGCGATTGGTTAATGGCGAAAAAGTGGTTATCAAAGTAAAACGTTCTACGATTGATGAGATCATAAAATCAGACATTCTGATTATGAAGGATCTGGCAAAAATCCTTGAAAAAAATTACGATGCTGCCAGAAAAATGAGTCTAACACAGCTGATTAATTCCTTTGAAAACAATATGAACAGAGAATTATCATTGACCAACGAATTTCACAATATAGAGAAGTTTAGAAAGAATTTTGAAAACCGAACCGAAGTTTACGTTCCAAAAACGTTTAAAGAACTATCAAACAACAACATTTTAACAATGGAATTTGTCGATGGTTTTAAGGTAAACAACAAAGAAAAAATCATTGAAAACGGTATGCTTCCTAAAGATGTGGCACAAACCGGAATTGTGCTGTTTATGAAAATGGTTTTAGAAGATGGTTTTTTTCACGCCGATCCGCATCCGGGCAATGTTTTTATTTTGAACGATCAAAAGTTCTGTTTTATCGATTTTGGATCTATGGGTCAAATTATGAAAGGCGATATGGAATTGTTGGAAGGAATTATTGAAAGTTTCTTGATTCAGGATGCAAAAAAAATCATTCGATTAACAAAACGCCTCGCAATTGAGTATCATATTGAAGACGAAAAAACACTGGAACGAGAAATTTACGATATTTTTCATATGCTGGAACATTCGTCGTTAAATGAAATTAATGTAAACGATATTGTAGCAAAAGTAAAATCGATTATGGCAAACAACCAAGTATTAATGCCCGAATTTATTTATTTGCTGCTGCGCGGAATATCGATTATTGAAGGAATTGGCAAACAGTTAGATCCCGAATTAAACGTAATGGAAAGCATGCGTCCGTATGCAAACGAACTGGCTTTAAAAAAATACGGACCAAAACAAATTGCTCAAAAATCATTAAAACATTTAAAGATACTTGCTGCAAACCTGCAAAATTTACCCGACGATTTAACGGTTTTATTAGAAAAGATAAAAGACGATAAATTAAAAGTAAATTTTGAAGTGGAAGGTTTAGAAGACATGCGCAAAACCCTTCAAAATGCATCGAACCGATTAACATACGCCATTATTATTGCGGCTTTATCTATTGGTTCTTCTATCTTAATGATGGCAAAAATTCCGCCGCTTTTCTTCGGAAATTCACTTTTAGGCTTACTAGGATTTATCATTTCGGGTATTTTAGGCATCACCATTATTTATTCTATTTGGAAAAAAGACAAATAG
- a CDS encoding ATP-dependent Clp protease ATP-binding subunit — MDDNFSPRVKEVITFSRDEALRLGHDYIGTEHIMLGILRESQGEAITILHNLSIDLDFLKNRFEALIPENPNKIINTEKKNIHLTKQAENALKRAFLEKKLYKTDMINTGHILMSILRNTEDPTTILLNRCKVDYDNAKEEFVSLLSNSESLSEQPRNSAFDDEGGDSMSDNFNNPSAQNKSGKKSKTPVLDNFGRDLTELAEQGKLDPVVGREKEIERVSQILSRRKKNNPLLIGEPGVGKSAIAEGLALRIIQKKVSRILFNKRVVTLDLASLVAGTKYRGQFEERMKAVMNELEKNDDIILFIDEIHTIVGAGGATGSLDASNMFKPALARGEIQCVGATTLDEYRQYIEKDGALERRFQKVIVEPTSEEETITILNNIKPKYEDHHNVIYTPEAIEACVKLTSRYMTDRFLPDKAIDALDEAGSRVHITNIEVPDDILNLEKELEEVRDKKTDAVKRQKYEEAAALRDDEKRIEKDLAVAQERWEEDSKNNKITVTEEHVADVVSMMTGIPVNKIAQAESKKLATLPDAIKGKVIGQDEAVAKIAKSIQRNRAGLKDPNKPIGSFIFLGQTGVGKTQLAKVIAKEIFDSEDALIRIDMSEYMEKFAISRLVGAPPGYVGYEEGGQLTEKVRRKPYSVILLDEVEKAHPDVFNMLLQVLDDGHLTDSLGRKIDFRNTIIIMTSNIGARQLKDFGTGVGFGTKSKQEQQDELSKSVIENALKKAFAPEFLNRIDDVIVFNTLEKEHIHKIINIEIEKLYQRVNNLGYHLELTQEALDFIADKGFDKQYGARPLKRAIQKYVEDLLAEEIINGNIHENDVLLMDKVKNEDELKVTIKNTNSSLQN, encoded by the coding sequence ATGGACGACAATTTTTCACCAAGAGTAAAGGAGGTAATTACCTTTAGTAGAGATGAAGCTTTACGTTTAGGGCACGATTATATTGGTACAGAGCATATCATGCTTGGTATTTTGCGCGAAAGCCAGGGCGAAGCAATCACGATATTACACAACTTATCAATTGATTTAGATTTTCTGAAAAACCGCTTTGAAGCATTGATTCCGGAAAACCCTAATAAAATTATAAACACCGAAAAAAAGAACATTCATCTTACAAAACAAGCCGAAAACGCTTTAAAAAGAGCTTTTTTGGAAAAAAAATTATATAAAACCGATATGATCAACACAGGTCATATCTTAATGTCGATTCTTCGCAACACAGAAGATCCAACTACAATTCTTTTAAATCGTTGTAAGGTCGATTACGACAACGCTAAAGAAGAATTTGTAAGTTTACTTTCTAATTCAGAATCGCTGAGCGAACAACCACGCAATAGTGCATTTGATGACGAAGGAGGTGACAGTATGTCAGATAATTTCAACAATCCGTCAGCTCAAAATAAATCGGGAAAAAAATCTAAAACTCCGGTATTAGATAATTTTGGTCGCGATTTAACCGAACTGGCAGAACAAGGCAAACTGGATCCTGTTGTTGGTCGTGAGAAAGAAATCGAGCGTGTTTCGCAAATCTTATCGCGCCGTAAAAAAAACAATCCGTTGTTAATTGGAGAGCCCGGCGTTGGTAAATCGGCCATTGCCGAAGGTTTGGCGTTACGCATCATTCAAAAGAAAGTATCTCGCATTTTGTTCAACAAACGTGTGGTAACTTTAGATTTGGCAAGCTTGGTTGCAGGTACAAAATACCGCGGTCAGTTTGAAGAACGTATGAAAGCCGTTATGAACGAATTGGAAAAGAACGACGATATCATTCTTTTTATCGATGAAATTCATACCATTGTTGGTGCAGGCGGTGCAACAGGCTCGTTAGATGCATCGAATATGTTTAAACCTGCATTGGCACGCGGAGAAATTCAATGTGTTGGTGCAACCACTTTAGACGAATACCGTCAGTATATCGAGAAAGACGGTGCATTGGAACGTCGTTTTCAAAAAGTAATTGTTGAACCTACATCTGAAGAGGAAACCATTACCATTTTAAACAACATTAAACCTAAATACGAAGATCACCACAACGTAATTTATACACCCGAAGCTATTGAAGCCTGTGTAAAATTAACAAGCAGATATATGACTGACCGTTTTTTACCGGACAAGGCCATTGATGCGTTAGACGAAGCAGGATCGCGTGTACATATTACGAATATTGAAGTTCCGGACGATATTTTAAACCTTGAAAAAGAATTAGAAGAAGTCCGTGACAAAAAAACCGATGCTGTTAAACGTCAGAAATACGAAGAAGCTGCGGCTTTACGTGACGATGAAAAACGTATTGAAAAAGACTTAGCCGTTGCACAGGAGCGTTGGGAAGAAGATTCTAAAAACAATAAAATTACCGTTACCGAAGAACACGTTGCCGATGTTGTTTCAATGATGACAGGCATTCCGGTAAATAAAATTGCTCAGGCCGAAAGTAAAAAACTGGCTACTTTACCCGATGCCATTAAAGGAAAAGTTATTGGTCAGGACGAAGCGGTGGCTAAAATCGCCAAATCTATTCAAAGAAACCGTGCCGGATTAAAAGATCCTAACAAACCAATTGGTTCGTTTATTTTTCTTGGTCAAACCGGTGTTGGTAAAACGCAGTTGGCAAAAGTAATTGCAAAAGAAATTTTTGATTCTGAAGATGCGTTGATCCGTATTGATATGAGCGAATATATGGAAAAATTTGCGATTTCGCGTTTAGTTGGTGCACCTCCGGGATACGTTGGATACGAAGAAGGCGGTCAGCTAACAGAAAAAGTTCGCAGAAAACCGTATTCGGTTATTTTGTTAGACGAAGTTGAAAAAGCACATCCCGATGTTTTTAATATGTTGTTACAGGTTTTAGATGACGGACATTTAACAGACAGCTTGGGTAGAAAGATCGATTTTAGAAACACCATCATCATTATGACTTCTAACATTGGTGCACGCCAGTTGAAAGATTTTGGAACCGGCGTTGGTTTTGGAACTAAATCAAAACAAGAACAACAAGATGAATTGTCAAAATCGGTTATCGAAAATGCCCTGAAAAAAGCATTTGCACCTGAATTTTTAAACCGTATTGATGATGTAATTGTATTTAATACATTAGAAAAAGAACATATTCACAAAATCATCAACATTGAAATTGAAAAACTGTATCAGCGTGTAAATAATTTGGGCTATCATTTAGAATTAACACAAGAAGCTCTAGATTTTATTGCCGATAAAGGTTTTGATAAACAATACGGTGCAAGACCACTAAAACGTGCCATTCAAAAGTATGTAGAAGATTTATTGGCAGAAGAAATCATTAACGGAAACATTCACGAAAACGATGTGTTACTGATGGATAAAGTGAAAAATGAAGACGAATTAAAAGTTACAATTAAAAACACCAATTCATCTCTACAGAATTAA
- the sucC gene encoding ADP-forming succinate--CoA ligase subunit beta, whose product MNLHEFQGKQILASYGVRVQRGHVANTAEEAVTAAKQLTEETGTGWHVVKAQIHAGGRGKGGGVKLAKNLDQVKEIAGQIIGMDLITPQTPPTGKRVNKVLIAEDVYYPGDSEISEFYMSVLLNRATGRNMIMYSTEGGMDIEEVAEKTPHLIFTEEIDPSVGLQGFQARKIAFNLGLSGNAFKEMVKFVDALYKAYVGCDASMFEINPVLKTSDDKIIAVDAKVTLDDNALYRHADYAEMRDTTEERPIEVEAKAAGLNYVDLDGTVGCMVNGAGLAMATMDLIKYAGFEPANFLDVGGTADAKRVEIAFRIILKDPNVKAILINIFGGIVRCDRVAQGIVDAYKNMGDDIKVPIIVRLQGTNADLAKQIIDESGMPILSAIEFQEASDRVKEALS is encoded by the coding sequence ATGAATTTACACGAATTTCAAGGTAAACAAATACTTGCTAGTTACGGCGTACGTGTACAACGCGGTCATGTAGCTAATACAGCAGAAGAAGCAGTAACAGCGGCAAAGCAGTTAACAGAAGAAACAGGTACAGGTTGGCATGTGGTTAAAGCACAAATTCATGCCGGTGGTCGTGGTAAAGGCGGTGGCGTTAAATTAGCTAAAAATTTAGACCAGGTTAAAGAGATTGCAGGTCAAATTATTGGTATGGATTTAATTACTCCACAAACACCTCCAACAGGTAAAAGAGTAAACAAAGTATTAATTGCTGAAGACGTTTACTATCCTGGAGACAGTGAAATTTCAGAATTTTATATGTCTGTACTGTTAAACCGTGCAACAGGAAGAAACATGATTATGTATTCTACCGAAGGTGGAATGGATATTGAAGAAGTTGCAGAAAAAACACCACACTTAATCTTTACAGAAGAAATTGATCCATCTGTTGGTTTACAAGGTTTCCAAGCACGCAAAATTGCTTTTAACTTAGGTTTATCGGGTAACGCATTCAAAGAAATGGTAAAATTTGTTGATGCATTGTACAAAGCTTATGTTGGTTGCGATGCTTCGATGTTTGAAATTAACCCGGTTTTAAAAACATCTGACGATAAAATTATTGCTGTTGATGCTAAAGTAACTTTAGACGACAACGCATTATACCGCCATGCAGATTATGCCGAGATGCGTGATACTACAGAAGAACGTCCAATTGAAGTGGAAGCTAAAGCAGCAGGTTTAAACTATGTTGATTTAGATGGAACGGTAGGTTGTATGGTAAACGGTGCAGGTTTGGCAATGGCTACTATGGATTTAATTAAGTATGCAGGTTTTGAACCAGCTAACTTTTTAGACGTAGGTGGTACTGCAGATGCAAAACGTGTTGAAATTGCTTTCCGTATCATTTTAAAAGATCCAAATGTAAAAGCAATCTTAATCAATATTTTTGGTGGAATTGTTCGTTGCGACCGTGTTGCTCAAGGTATTGTTGACGCTTACAAAAATATGGGTGACGATATTAAAGTGCCAATTATTGTACGTTTACAAGGAACAAATGCCGATTTAGCTAAACAAATTATCGACGAGTCTGGTATGCCAATTTTATCGGCTATCGAATTCCAGGAAGCATCAGATCGCGTTAAAGAAGCGTTATCATAA
- a CDS encoding DUF2200 domain-containing protein, with translation MNTTAKHNERIAKMTFASVYPHYVTKVESKGRTKEELHQVIEWLTGFNEKKLQTLITENVTFETFFEKATLNPNAHLITGVICGYRIEEIENQLTKQTRYLDKLIDELAKGKKMEKILRM, from the coding sequence ATGAACACAACAGCAAAACACAATGAACGAATTGCCAAAATGACCTTTGCATCGGTTTATCCGCATTACGTTACAAAAGTTGAAAGTAAAGGCAGAACAAAAGAAGAATTACATCAGGTAATTGAATGGCTTACAGGATTTAACGAAAAAAAACTACAAACACTAATAACCGAAAATGTAACGTTTGAAACTTTTTTTGAAAAAGCAACCTTAAATCCTAACGCACATTTAATAACAGGTGTTATTTGTGGTTATCGCATTGAAGAAATCGAAAATCAACTAACAAAACAAACAAGATATTTAGACAAATTGATAGACGAACTTGCAAAAGGTAAAAAAATGGAAAAAATTTTAAGGATGTAA
- a CDS encoding AAA family ATPase has translation MKLKDLSDQLGISLESLQNFIYDFNIDLGFCIDEEFNITEEFKQFTLKNIDFLKKYAEDHSKEKTLADIAKTINVKEEDVLNFFVSNGIPAETAKNIKTNLSSYLIHLYIGGEYKFIDEAFPETENYASKRLVGYTDLYFHLNDMLDPFINKDQSTIWGISKPAGIILYGPPGSGKIFWARKIAQMIDYDFVHVYKDYLAGNLKTNKNSFTHFLNSKMQHPKTLLFIDSLDELLSKNSEQNFFAQNIELINTILRHTQKNIHQELLIVGSAEILNLFNDEVLAPGRFDMQIPIFPPNSDERAQLIIRHLTENLVEDSPLLKILKKHNALSKTFWEPIAAEMRLFSNTMIIDFTQSLKKRLYALHRKDETKNIELSDKVLTASFNEAKAKLTADYLKRCTVFLIEAKQNVGQDFPHRILELEADLESYQTKKAPINKIGFKQENQAQQNTAENTNENDPLDLMV, from the coding sequence ATGAAATTAAAAGACTTATCAGATCAACTGGGTATATCATTAGAAAGTTTGCAGAATTTTATTTATGATTTTAATATCGATTTAGGATTTTGTATCGATGAAGAATTTAATATAACAGAAGAATTTAAACAGTTTACGTTAAAAAACATCGATTTTTTAAAGAAATATGCCGAAGATCATTCTAAAGAAAAAACCCTTGCCGATATTGCCAAAACCATTAATGTAAAAGAAGAGGATGTTTTGAATTTCTTTGTATCAAACGGAATTCCGGCAGAAACGGCAAAAAACATCAAAACCAATCTGTCAAGTTATTTGATTCATTTATATATTGGCGGCGAATACAAATTTATCGACGAGGCTTTTCCCGAAACAGAAAACTATGCCAGTAAACGTTTAGTGGGATATACCGATTTGTATTTTCATTTAAACGATATGTTGGATCCCTTTATAAACAAGGATCAATCAACTATTTGGGGAATTTCTAAACCGGCAGGTATTATTTTGTATGGTCCACCGGGAAGCGGTAAAATTTTCTGGGCACGCAAAATTGCTCAAATGATTGATTACGATTTTGTTCACGTTTACAAAGATTATCTTGCCGGAAATTTAAAAACAAACAAAAATTCGTTTACGCATTTTTTAAATTCTAAAATGCAACACCCAAAAACGTTGCTTTTTATAGATTCGTTAGATGAATTGCTAAGCAAAAACAGTGAACAAAATTTCTTTGCACAAAACATTGAGCTAATCAACACCATTTTACGCCACACGCAAAAAAATATTCATCAGGAATTATTAATTGTAGGATCGGCCGAAATTTTAAATTTATTTAATGATGAAGTTCTGGCTCCGGGCAGATTTGATATGCAAATACCAATATTCCCACCAAATTCAGACGAGCGTGCCCAATTAATTATTCGTCATTTAACCGAAAATTTGGTTGAAGATTCTCCTTTATTAAAAATTCTGAAAAAGCACAACGCCCTGTCTAAAACCTTTTGGGAACCAATTGCGGCCGAAATGAGGTTGTTTTCAAACACAATGATTATTGATTTTACACAATCGTTAAAAAAACGGTTATATGCCTTACACCGAAAAGATGAAACCAAAAATATTGAGCTAAGCGACAAGGTTTTAACGGCTTCATTTAACGAGGCAAAAGCCAAATTAACTGCCGATTATTTAAAACGTTGTACCGTTTTTTTAATAGAAGCAAAACAAAACGTGGGACAAGATTTTCCGCACCGTATTTTAGAATTAGAAGCAGATTTAGAATCGTATCAAACAAAAAAAGCTCCAATCAATAAAATAGGCTTTAAACAAGAAAATCAAGCACAACAAAACACTGCCGAAAATACCAATGAAAACGATCCGTTAGATTTAATGGTTTAA